DNA from Stutzerimonas decontaminans:
CCGGCGCCTATTACAAGGGGCCGCTGGCTGTCCTGGTTAATCGCCTGTCGGCATCCGCTTCGGAAATCTTTGCTGGCGCCATGCAGGACTATCACCGTGCACTGATCCTCGGCGGCCAGACCTTCGGCAAGGGCACCGTGCAGACTATCCAGCCACTCAACCACGGTGAACTGAAGCTCACACTGGCCAAGTTCTATCGCGTATCCGGGCAGAGCACCCAGCACCAGGGCGTAATACCCGATATCACCTACCCTGCCGATGTCGATACCAAGGAAATTGGCGAAAGTGCACTTCCCGAAGCCCTACCGTGGGACAGCATCCGGGCAGCCATCAACCCGGATATGAATCCGTTCAAGCCGTTCCTGGCTGAGCTCAAGGCGCGCCATGAGGCACGCACCGGCGAGAACCCGGATTTCGTCTTCACCCGCGACCGCCTGGCGCTTGCTCAGGAGCTGATGCACGACACCACTGTCAGTCTCAATGAGGATAAACGCCGCGCCCAGCAGGCAGACATCGAGAAGCGCCAGCTGGCACTGGAGAACGCACTACGCCTGGCCAAAGGCGAGCAGCCGCTGGCCAAACTGGAGAAGGAAGACGAAACGACGCCGCATATTGACGCGGACAAGCCCAAGCCGGAAGACGATGCGTACCTCTCCGAAAGCGGGCGCATTCTGCTGGATTATCTGGGCTTGAGTTCGGCAATGGCCAAGCACTGATGTGTTGAAGAAAGTAGCGATGTCATCAAATTGACATCGCTGCATCGTGAAATGAAAGGGCCGCGCTGCGGCCTTTTTATTTCACGCCCAGAGACCTCCATGACAGTCACCGAGCAGTTGAGCACGCTGGGATACATCCTTGCTCACGGCGACATCACTACCTTGTTCCAACCCATCGTCTCGCTCTCGGAGCGGCGCATACTCGGTTACGAGGCACTCAGCCGCGGGCCTTCCAACGGTCCCCTGCATTCGCCGATCAACCTCCTCGCCACCGCACGCCACGCTGGCCGCCTCAACGAACTGGAGATGACCTGCCGCGAGACTGCGTGCCGGCGTTACAGCCAGGTGGCGCTGCGCGGCAAACTGTTCCTGAATGCCTCACCGGAAACCCTGCTTGATGCAACCCACAAGCCTGGGCGCACGCTGGAGCTGCTGCACGCCTATGGCATTTCCGCGGACAACGTTGTCATCGAACTCACCGAACAGGCACCGGCCGACGATCTCGAACTGCTGGATAAAGCCCTTCATCACTACCGCTCGATGGGCTTCAGCATCGCACTCGACGACCTTGGTGCCGGTTATTCAAGCCTGCGCCTATGGTCCGAGCTGCGACCAGACTATGTGAAGATCGACCGCTATTTCATCGACGGCATTCATCTCGATCCGGTGAAGCGCGAATTCGTCGAGTCCATCCTGAAGATCGCCCGCGCCTCACGTACCCAGGTCATCGCAGAGGGTATCGAGCTGCAAGAGGAGCTGGCGGTGCTGGCCGGCATGGGTATCGATCTGGTGCAAGGCTATCTGCTCGGACGGCCGCAGGAGTTGCCTGCGCTGGATATTGAAGAGATCCTGCCTTCAGCGAAGGCCCAGCAGAATAGCTTCGTCGAAGAGCCCGGCACCCTGTCCGCGCTGCTCATCCGGCAACCCGCGATGTCGGCAGAGCGCCCGGTCGCCGAGTTGCTCGAAGCGTTTCGCCTGCAACCCAATCTGAACTCGATCGCGGTCGTGGACGACGACGCGCGGCCGGTCGGGATCATCCACCGCAATCTCATCTCCGATGCGCTGCTCAAGCCCTACGCCACGGATCTGCTCGCGCGCAAGCCGGTCAGTCGACTGATGAGCACCAACTTTCTTGCCGTCGAACTCGAACAGTCGCTGCAGCAAGTCAGTCGCCTGCTGACGAGTCGAGCTCGTCAGCGAATAGAGGAAGATTTCGTTATCACCCAGGCGGGCAGCTATCATGGCGTCGGCCGCGTCATCGACGTTCTTAGGCTGATAACCGAGCTGAAGATCCAGCAAGCGCGCCATGCCAATCCACTGACGCTGCTGCCTGGGAACGTGCCGATACAGCAATGCCTGACACGCCTGCTGCTGCAGCGACGCCAGGCGCTGGTCTGCTACGTCGATATCGACAACTTCAAGCCGTTCAACGACCTCTACGGCTATGGCAAAGGTGACGAAGTGCTGCTGTGTCTCGCTCAATGCCTGAATGACCGGGTCGACCCGCGGGTGGATTTCGTCGGTCATATAGGCGGTGATGACTTCATGCTGGTGCTGAGCGGCCATGACTGGGAGCAGCGCATCGACCAGCTGCAGCATGATTT
Protein-coding regions in this window:
- a CDS encoding bifunctional diguanylate cyclase/phosphodiesterase, which codes for MTVTEQLSTLGYILAHGDITTLFQPIVSLSERRILGYEALSRGPSNGPLHSPINLLATARHAGRLNELEMTCRETACRRYSQVALRGKLFLNASPETLLDATHKPGRTLELLHAYGISADNVVIELTEQAPADDLELLDKALHHYRSMGFSIALDDLGAGYSSLRLWSELRPDYVKIDRYFIDGIHLDPVKREFVESILKIARASRTQVIAEGIELQEELAVLAGMGIDLVQGYLLGRPQELPALDIEEILPSAKAQQNSFVEEPGTLSALLIRQPAMSAERPVAELLEAFRLQPNLNSIAVVDDDARPVGIIHRNLISDALLKPYATDLLARKPVSRLMSTNFLAVELEQSLQQVSRLLTSRARQRIEEDFVITQAGSYHGVGRVIDVLRLITELKIQQARHANPLTLLPGNVPIQQCLTRLLLQRRQALVCYVDIDNFKPFNDLYGYGKGDEVLLCLAQCLNDRVDPRVDFVGHIGGDDFMLVLSGHDWEQRIDQLQHDFMLRSRAFYQREHLEAECFFSSSRDGREQRYALLSLSIGVVSVRPEHTDRLDAGRLAALASEAKRHAKQVSGPSFHLIDAGEPPKAYTPSCAAFSL